Below is a genomic region from Erigeron canadensis isolate Cc75 chromosome 7, C_canadensis_v1, whole genome shotgun sequence.
AATGGTGAGAAGGGAGACATCAAAAGGGCCACCTCCGAGATcaaatacaagtacatttctcTTCTCAGTAAGACTCGACCAATTGTTTACGCCATAAGGGATTGCCGCTGCTGTTGGCTCACTAATCAAGCGAACAACATTTAGACCAGCGATGGTCGCTGCATCTTTTGTCGCTTGACTCTGACAATCATTGAAGTAAGCTGGGACTGTGATAGCAGCGTTTTTCACAGTGTTGCCAATAAATGCCTCTGCAACTTCTTTCATCTTCATAAGAACCATTGAAGATATTTCTTCAACCTAAAACACTTGCTCTTGACCCTTGTAAGTAACCGCAATTTTTGGAGTGTCATTAGTCCCTTCTATGAACTTAAATGGCCACATCTTCATATCATCCTCCaccatggcttcactaaacctcCTTCCAATCAACCTTTTCGCATCTAAAAGTCCAtaacaaaatcaattgaataacAGAACCatcatatttaataaaaagcaTAAAGTATTAAACAttgaaatatgtatataaactgACCAAATATAGTATTCGCAGGGTTCCTAGCAAATTGATTCATCGCACCATCACCAACAAGACGTTCAGATTCAGTGAAGGCAACACAAGATGGTGTTATTCGGTTGCCTTGGTCATTAGTTATGATCTCTATTCGGTCATGCTTCCATACTGCAACACACGAGTATTTGGTTCCCAAGTCAATGCCGATTGCTGGAGCATCACGACCCCTAAACGCCATAAGTCCCTAATTAAGTTGAAACAGAGAATATGCTAAAACACAATGAGTTAATTATTACAGTAATAAGTTATGATCGATGAACCTTCACAGTATGCttgaagttatatatatatatatagcatgaaTATGAAAGGAATTCGAAGGAAAATAAGAAAGCTGGTCAAgatattaatgacttgtattttTCCCATATACTCGATTCTAACGAATATGTTCATAGCTGGTCAGACTTTCATCTGGCTATCCGTTGATAACTTAATACTCTGTTTCACATTTACTCAtttgtatgtttattttttatttttcttttgaagggCAACTAATTAAATAACTACAATTAAGTCTAAACGCATATTTGTTTTCAGCATAACACTGTTGTTGATTTTACCATAACTCAATCTACGTCTAAAATGCATATTTCTTTCTTACTTACTTGTATTGCACTTCATCCTTTTCTTTATGAAACTAAAAGGCAACAAAAGCAAACAATTCAATACTTATTATAAGAGAAAAGAACATACACTCAATCTTTATAGATTCATACTCTAATTAAGACTGTCACAAATTCATAATAAGTAACAAACAAAGAGAGCCAACCAAAGATCTTAAACAAATCAAACagaaataatcaaatatatctGACAATGGAGGTGCGGGTGCCTCAACATGAGCATCCACTTCGTCTCAGAGATTTGCTACTAGAATATGAAGAATATGAAGATGAACACGAGGCCGAGGAAGAAGGTGAAGATATTATCATACCTCAAGACTTCCATTCTACATGTAAGGAATGTGGAAAGGAAATCAATTGGCTCCATAGGTATATTTATGAGTGTGTTGATCATTCATGTGACTCCGCACTTCACAAGTTTTGTGTCGAGCTTCCCccaaaaataaatcataaacttCATACTGCTCATACTCTAACTCTATTTCAAACCGATTATCCGCCACCAGAAAATTCCAAATATAGATGTTTGAAATGCAACTTTTCTATAAGTGTTTGTGACGCTATGGCGACACCAGAATATCAAATCATCCATCACCCGAGCCATCCACACCCATTAGTACCTCTTTCAGAACCAATTTTGCGAAAGTGCGATGCTTGTGGGGAGAAACATGAAGGGATATTTTATCTCTGTACAACGTGTTTCGGTCTCTACATTCATAGAAGTTGTGCTTTCCTACCAAAAAAGTTGCTTATTCAAGAGGTTACAAATAATAATTTCTCTCATCGTCATCCACTCACTATTTCTTACTCTTTTCCATGGGCAGAACAAAAAGATAACCTTAGGCCCAGGTGTAGGGTATGTGATAGATTTCATTACGATGAGAACAGTTGGAttttaaaatgtgaaaaatgtcGATACTTTGCCCATCTAAGTTGTGCAACATCAGGACGTGATTCTCTTGGTTAGAATTttcccttttattttataatcgATTCGTTAATAGTTTAAAGTGATTTGCATAATTTTCACCATTTTTGATGATTGGAgcataataaattataatgttgtgaatatatataattacttactttttgtttaattaactgCAGGTAATAAAAGAATCATACCGAATTTTAAAGATTCTGATTATCCTGATCTCGTCCGTCTCCCATTCCCTACCGCAAGTGATAGCATCCTAAAGCACCTCTTTTCAAACCAAGTTATTGGatgtgaaaattttaaaatggaaGATGCTGGAAACCCGAAACCTTATAACTGCCATCCACACCCATTGATTCTTGTTCGTACAGAGTCGGGCGCAATGCCATCCTCCTCCTCAACAACTATTCTTTTATCATGTCTTCATGACCCAATGAAGAAGATCGAGTTGTTATGCAATGGTTGCTTGAGACCAATCACCAATATGCCATTTTACAAATGTGCCGACAAATGCGACAACTTTGTTCTCCATGAGTGGTGCACCCGACTTCCTGATAAACTCGAGAATCAATGGGATCACCCTGCACCACATACACTCTTTCTCCAACCAAGTGCCTCTAATAAGTTTTTCTCTGTCTTTGTTTGTGCCATTTGCCAGCTTCCGTGTAATGGATTTGTCTACACTTGTGTGCAATGTGATTATcatattgatgttaaatgtgCATTCTTATCCGAAAAAATAACACACGACGCTCATCCGGGTCACCTCATGTCAAGGGTTAAGAGAGTATATGACAATGCGGTTTGTCATGTATGTCGAATTACTTATAATTATGATCAATCTGAATTCCATTGTGACACTTGTAGTGACGTATGGGTACATACGAGTTGTGCTATGTTATTGCCTGGAGAAATCAGGCACAAGTATGACAAGCACCCAATGAGGATATGTTACACCCCAGTTGAAAATCATAAAAGCCAATATTTTTGTGAAATTTGTGAAGAGGAATTTGATCCAGAGGTTTCTTTCTACCACTGTTATCAGTGTGCCCAATCCATCCATACTCATTGTGCGCCGCTAATACTTCAATCTGAAAGAGCTCAGTGCTTGTATGGATGGTCGGGAGTTTATGAGATTACACATAACGAGTTCTATACAAGGCCAAATCTTGGAGTTTTTCTATTTGTGAATATAAAGTTTGGGGGAATATTGCAAACCAAGATGGTCTTCAAGGATCACCCGCACCACCCTCTCATTTTTGATCAAGGGATTCATAGTGATGGTACCTGCAACAAGTGTGGTGAAATATTGCAAAACAAGATGATCTTCAAGTGTCAACAATGCACATATGCAATTGATTTGGATTGCTGTGAGAATTTAACTAAGCATCGATcagctaattaattaaaagagttgTTTTTTAACCACTGGAACCGAGGCGGCCGGGCTGATGTCATTCTCTCTTCAATGGAGAATGAATCAACTTAAATTAGTTGAATGCTgtttatatactatatatatacagtaataCTTTGTTTACTAATTAGTTTGATAGTTGCAGTGTTTCATGAAAGTAAAATTGTTTTCCgtgtcattttcttttattttccttttaatgtTATGGTTATTATAATTACAAAGCGttaaattatccatatatatttatgaacaagtttttttttttaaaaaatttacttatttttattgttgaaaGCCATTATGTTCATTAATTACCTTTATATTATCGCTtaacataattatttatattaatcaaCTATTTACTATGTTCCTTAAATTAATACTTACACAGCTCATTTAACATTAACTACTTTTATACGGCTCCTTTAGCTGCCACCACCATTAGTCGTAGTAACCACCACCACATTGTCGCCTCCACCACTACCGCCATACCCAATAATATGAATCAAGTGAGcgtgtgtttttattaaattgctTTCGGTTGACTCGGCAAACGAAAACCACATTCGGGTGATCTAAACAATTAGCGTCAAGTGAATTTAACAAGAATCTTGGCTTACATAAAAGATTTTAGTCATTAGTTAAAAAACTCGGGTCTTTTTAATGATGGGGGAGTGATCTTAGCAGGAATCTCTCACTGAAGGGTATTACCAATCGAAAGACGGTCAAGCTAATTAATTTAGAGAATCTAACGAAAACCTAAATGTAAAAAGAGTTGTACAATAACCCTTTCTGCATGTGAACTGAACTTAAACAGATGttagttttaatattattgtctttgttttagtagCAATCATCACATGTTGTTCACTAGTTTTATAAAGAtaggaaacttcttgaatttcaAAATCCACATTCAAAACTTCATTCCAACATTTTTCTTTAGAAATAGATACCACGAAATATCCCAACTATGATCAaatgaatataataaaaataataaaaataaactaaatttttgTACATTATAGGTTGACAACTTAATAAATTATCTAAAGGGGCTTCCTATTGGCACCTTTTTTCTGCTATTGACACCTCTCAGATGGGGTGAAAATTCGCTTTCGCCCCATCTGGCCTAACAATTTAAATCAATTCCTTTTCAGCTTTAAGTCACCTCAAGCTGACACGTCAGAGCAGAAGGGGCGAAATTGGATATCAGAAGGGGCGAAAAAACTTATACCCACACCCCATCACCTTTATGTCACTTTTACCATACCATTTTTTACCCATACCGTTTTTTACCCATACCGTTTTTACCCATACCGTAAATCACCTTTATGTCACTTTTATCTGAAAATGTCGGGGGCAAAAGGGGCGAATTTCGCCCCATCTGCCATTCGCCCCTTCTGCTCTTGCTAACCTCCTACCTATATATGCATGTACGAATGATTCCATTTATAGTAAACTTCAAAACGGTATCCAAATATAAGGTACGTATGTAATGTTCTATATTTTATAGCTAAATTAGCCATTGctattttgttgatttatatatataggtatataatGTTGTATATTTTAGATGGATAATTCTGACGATAACAACTCAGATGAGGGCAGTAACTTTGATTACGACGCTACTCCCTTTTATACTAATGAGGTATAATTCAACATATCTTTTCTTTAAGTATTTagctatttaataaaattatgagATTTATGTTTTCTATTATAATAATCGTTCAACTCAGTCGAAGAACTGACGGAATGGGCGCAAGCAACAGCAATGTTGCTAGGTTATGTCCTAGTAAAGGGTAGATCAAACACAAATGCATCGGATGACGTTTCTAGAGTATTACTCATTTGATCGTGGTGGTACATACCGTAAGAGGAGTCAGGGCATCAGAAagagtttttcaaaaaaatgtaaTTGTCCATTCAAGTTGCAAGGTTATTATTCGGAATATGGTTGGAGGGTAAATGTGATAGATCATACACATAATCATGACATAGATGATGTGTATGGTCATGCGTTTGCCAGACGTTTTTCTCCAGCCGAAGAAGAATGGGTACGGAGGCAGTATTACTTAAAACTGAATGCGCAAGGTATTTTTGATGGATTGAGAAAGGAATTTCCAAACAACCTGTCTCTCATCAAAGGTGTACACAACTTAcagaaaaaaataagaaacgAAGAGGCCCAGAAGATTGGAAATACTCCAATGCAGGTTAGCTTTTCACTTTTACATATCCTTTGAGTTGAGCATGTAGACATTaggatttttgaaaaaaaaaaaaattttttaaatgtagGTGCTTTTGTCAGTGCTACAACAATTCCATTACACTTACGAGTATACAATGAACGTATATTCAAACCGGATGGAAAATCTGTTTTTTATGTACCCAAAATCATTTGAGATTTGGCGTGCATTCCATAACGTGTTGTTCATAGACTCCACCTACAAAACTAGCAAATATGGAATGCCATTTGTTGAGATTGTAGGCGTCACTTCAACGGGCAAGACATTTCTTATAGCTTGTGAGTTTATAGTAAACGAACAGGAGGCCAACTATGTTTGGGTGTTACAGACTTTAAAACGGACACTTGGTGAAGGTTGGCCCGTGAGTCTTATAATTACTGATAGGGAGCTAGCACTGATGAATGCATGTCGGAATGTGGTGTCGAATGCTGCGCGACAACTCTGTAGAGTTCACATAAGGAggaatataataaaacattgtGAGCCGGTATTTAAGAATAAGGGGACTCTTTATTCTTTTCTTCATCGGTGGAAAGTACTTATTGAATCTTACACGATTGAGGATTACATCACTAGAGACGAAGCACTTCAAGAGTATTTGAAAAGTTATCCAGGTATATTTTTTGGTGTAATCATCAATTTTAAGTTTGGAAAAAGCTTATATGTTATTTGTTTCATCATTaccatattattttaattttcaggTGTTTATCGTTATGTAAGCTTAAGTTGGTTGTCGCAATATAAGGAATTTTTTGTGTCTTGTTGGGTGGATCTACACCTCAACTTTGGCCAATACAATACGAATAGAGTCAAGTCGGAGCATGCGCTGTTAAAGAGTCACTTGGATGGCAAAATAGCGCGCCCACATAGGCTTGTTGAGTGCATTACTCGTATCGTAGATAGTCAACATATAGCAATCAGAGAAACCTTTTCAAAAAGCAAGATTAAACACAACACAGATTACGATTTACCATGTTTCAAGAGACTACATGGGTTCGTTTCCCATAATGCTTTGGAAATCATGCTACAAGAGATTAAACGTATCAAAGACGATGATATAGCGGGGGACTCATCTCATTGTGGTTGTAAGTTATTTACCAGTTGTGGGCTACCATGTGCTTGCGGACTTGTATTCTATGTCCACCATGGTTAGTATATCCGATTAAAATAAACTCATTTGTATAATAATGCAAAGTTAAACATACTCATAATAAAATTTACACGGAATAAAACTATGTAAATTTAATCTATAAGGTTAAGCAACAATAATACTAACATGCTGCTTAGCCCTGAGCTCACTTGTCCGAGACCTATCCTCATGTTGATGTGACTCAGCCCAAGTAGCGAATAAGCTTGGGTATGTAGTAATTGGCCCAGACTATAAACACATGaaattattttagtatatatatgtatacaataaatgaattaattacATAACAATGTACTTACAATCTCACGTTGCCTCTGAGCAAATGATGTACGACCCTGCGTCGGAATATCCGATTGGAGAGCCCTGTTCGCCTTATTTACTTGGGACCTACGCACAGAGCCCTCACTCACGAAGAAGTCTACATGCTTGTTCCAATCTTGGGGATCTATACCAGCCGGAGGGTTTGCCCGAATATTGCCTACACTTTTTGCACCTCCTTTTTTAACGAAATGATCGTTCTTGAATCGGGACTTTCTATTTCTGTAATATTTCTTCAATGATGCAGTCACCCAGTATTTTACTCCCTTTCTGATTGGATTATCTGGATGAAGGTCTTGGATGTACGACCTCAAGTTAAAAAATACTGCAaatgataataaatattttagtattatatcattaattttaaataacaaatttgtATTTAGTAGACGAACCCAACCTCTAGACACGTCCAAACATGTTCCTTAGCCTCCTCAGGGAATTACTCCCATGAATCATAGTAAAATGGCACCGACCTCGCCAAAGTTCCCAGCAACGGTGCAAAATACTTAGCATTCGGTCCAACCGGATTATACGTTTTGGTTCGGATATCAAACTCGATGTCTAGCGGTGCCCCGTTGTCATTTCTTAGCTTTTCTAACTCTAAATTCTTGGCATACGAACACAACTTCTTACCTACAAAGGTGCGTTAAAATTAGTAAAAAGTATACTAACAACTTATAAAATACAACACAATACCACATATTAATAGAAACTTTCTTACCACTCGCAAGACATCCTGATTCTGGCTTCTAATATGGAGCCGACGGATCACCAGCACCATCTCCACCATGTCCTCTAGCAACACGTGTCATACTAACAAGTACTACATAAATATTTTACATGAAAAATATCATTCGAACCAAACAATTATCATACAACATGTCATAATCTAATGCTAACAAATCTATTACTACATAAACTTTATTTTACTAATAATATTACATCTATACATTCAATCAAACTCTATATATTCCTTTTACCAATGATATATTAACAACAAATACTCacataatactaataataatagatgATGAAAACaacatgataataaaaaaaaaaaatatcaaattaatttattattactctataaaaacaaataataataataataataataatagtaacaaaaataaataaataaaaaacaaaaattaaaagatggtGAACGGACCTGGAAGGCAATGGTGGTGGTCGGACGGTGGTGATGGTCGGACGATGGTGGTGGTCTGGCGGTGGTGGTCGGATCCGACAGTGGTGCTCCAACCTAATTTATTGAGGGTAGtatcaaatcaaaacaaacaacatttaaatttatatatatatatatatgtgtgtgtgtgtgtgtaagatATAcagatataattattaatatgatatatatttatataatacttgacatttattaaagaagaaaaagatggtATGGAAGAAAAAGATGGAGATGTGAGGAGGCAGATTGTGGAGTGGAAATGGGGTGGAAGAAAAAAGGGGTATAAGGAGGAAAAGTGAAGTGAATGTCTGCCATTTTGGTGGTTACAGGGAATTAATTACACTGACAGAAGGGGCGAATTGCTTTGGTCAGATGGGGCGAATTTCGCCCCTTTTGGGGTCGGGTGTCAATAGCCAAAAAACCTGGTGTCAATAGTATGCCCCTTATCCAAATCATGGAACATAAATACATGGCAACTCATATGAGTCAGtttgtacaagtttttaattgATCGGTTatatgatttaaatatttttatcatgTTGTTTATATACAATGTCCAAaaccttaattaatttttattatatacatttgaTATATTGTGTGTTTATTATCATGCCCTTGTTCTGTCTCTCACCCCTTCATCCATCGAAAAAGATCCACAATTAAAATTTCTACCGAAGTACCAAAACTGCCTTCCCTCATCTTTTAAGCACAATAGGCCAACTCGGCCCAATCTCTCCAATCCAGCCTCTATTAATTAACTTCAAACCCATCACATGTTCCCCATCTCACATTCTAACTAGCCCAAATAAAGATCCCTACTAatgtttttctttccttttttctttttttttcctcctaGGCTAGCAATGATAAGAAAACGCTAGATTACACACAAACAAATTATACCGGTAGATACTCAACCAGTCTCGATCGAAAAACACAAACTTCTTATTCACATCCATAATTACATAAATAGCTGCACGACATTTTTAATTGTACGTACGTATTGCTTGATTATTTAACAAGAAGCCATCAATAAATGAATAACAAAGTTTTTCATCCTACATTGTATAATCCACAATTACACGAGGCTTCATTCACTAAATCATGgctgaattttatggattatgCATCCAAAAATCCGAAACTGACTGAATGTTTTCTCGACCCCCCAACTTTCGAAACCTAAGGAGTAAGTGTGCCACCATGCCCGAAACAAAGCCTAAGGCTGCACTCGAGCCAACTAGAGATACTGCGGTGCAAATGAGCACAACAAATGACTCCTCCTTGGACTTCATGTCCCTAGCACACATGGCTAACTCAATACCAGCAAACAATAACAACACGCCTAGAACCCCAACAGGAAACGCGGTCAAAATCTTCACGATAGAGCTGCCTAATAGCAATCCTAATACCATTTTAGCCGCGCCAAGTAAGGCTACACAACCACCACTTCGCCCTCCAAACTTGTATTGACCCGCTAACCCACCAGCCCCGTGACAACAGGGCATTGCACCGAACCAACATCCAACTATGTTCATCACCCCAACCGTCATGGAAACTGATGTTGCCGTGACggtttttagggggaaaagatcGGTTGATAATTTGCATACCGCGATTACAGAGTTAAGAATCGACAAGGGTAATTGTGGTATTGTGCCCTTCACAAACCCCTTTTTCCAAGCATTTTTGGAAATTTTTATAACTTGTATTGAAGATGGCCCAATTTTAAACCCTTTGATCACTTTAGGCTCTCTAACTATAGCCAAAATTATTCCcaacaaaaaaacaataaatgcTGAAGGTAAAGCTTCAACAAGTTTTCTCCAATATGCCTCTTTAATAtctttattttcaatttcatcttgattatcattaatttcggcgtctttatctttatcttcatATTTATTACCTGCACCATTTACAATGAtaataaaacaaacacaaacaattGCCAGGACCAACCCATCGAGTCCTAGCCAACGTCGATTCCCTTTGGATTTCGACTCTGAAAAATCTTGTTCTTTTCTTATATACTTAACCGCGGTCATGGCAAACGATAAACCTTGTGCTAGTTGAATTCCTCTAACAATTGGTAAAGGAATGACCCGATAAGCTAGCCGCATAAGCCCAGTCACACCGAGTATAAATAAAATCACACCAGTACATATACCCGCTGCCATAGCCTCGGGAATACCAAAATCGGGATCAGATATAGCGACCGCGGCAATAGACTTCATGGGTTGGACAGGCATTGGGACACCATATATTGCACCTGTTACAATGTTGTAAATTCCTGTGAAAATCAATGTAGTACCTAAATTAAGGTCTCTAGCGAGCGTTAGCGCTAGGACGATAGGGATATACGTCCCTAAGTCGCCCATTGCGCCGTTAAGCTCGCCCCATTTAGACCGGAAAATCAAGTTGGTTTTTAGTTTTTGGGCTAATGAGGTTTTTTGTGATGGTGTTTGGGGGTTATTGGACTCCATGGGGTTCATCTTGCAAATGTGGTCTACATTTATAGTTTTATGAAAtgaattttatgttatatatatagagaaaagtTTGGAATATGTCTTTAGAAAGAATggcgtaaagaaaaatgaataaagAGGCAGAGCATATAATGTGATGTCAGGCATCTTTTTAGTTATATACTGTAAGTCAACTTCtgcactattttttttttctcgtttCTGTTCATGACATATATTTAATGGTTTACAAAATTTTAGTTTCCTTCTTGAAATGacaattactattttttttttttttttaatagcaaaCTCGATCCCAAAATTCTCAATACGATGCTTAAACAAATCATTAGCGGACTTAAACAAATGAACATGAGATTATTGTATCTTATTCATACCATTCAAAAGTGAAGGTCCATTCAGACCAAGATAATTGGTTGTCTTGAGATTAATAAGATCGAACTATCGCCTAGTGGGTAAAACCTAGATGTGTCACCAACTAGTTGGGTTGGATATGTGGACTTTGACTCGCAAATGCAATTGAtgttgatgataatgataatgttttcatttataatgtattataaaataaaaactaatatcttctcttttcaactctctatctttaaaatactcaaaatatccttaattttcaacatattCCTAACTCGCTCACTAAATCTaaccaatatatccctaaattatttatcaaaactatctatctcctttattcattaatttaaatattttcacctaatatctctataatactcttaataagattatatctcttaaccataaaataactactttattatttacatcaattacttttatagattaacaaccacatcgttaccatcaTCGCCACCATCATCACAAGTTGCCGCTACCGTCGCTGCATTGTACGGGTACccatttcttttatattattggTTGGCTTTGTTGATTACAACTTTCcttctacttttttttcttataaaagatAGTTACCCCTTTTCCTTGTAGAAGCAATTGTaattaggggtgttcatcggttcggtttcggttattTGGTCTATTCGGttcgggtttttcggtttttttatttttgtttttcaaaaccaaaaccgaaccaaaacctaattcaaaatgaaaaaaccaaaccaaaaaccaaattagaatttGGTTCGGTTTCtgtttaaaaccgaaaaaaccaaatatgaaaaacacaaattcacAATTTTTGTTTGTCTAGGTTGTGTTTCAACCaaaataatttcaattttcaccgAAATAGTAAATTTAGACTTCAAGTACAATATGAATAAATAAGTAACATAACTGAAACAACTAAACTCTTATTTGTTattcttattaaaaattttttatcaaGTCTTACATTGTTTGTCAATTGAATTATTCTAATTTCAGAAGAaatcaatataataaataaatagaaaacaaaagtaaaaaatacattaataactatccatacaaaaaattatatatgtattaaatatttttgataatacataaaaggaatataagttattcggttttttcggtttaaccaaattcattatcataaacccataaccaaaccaaaaaccaaatatataattcggtttcggctacaaaccaaacccaaaacttaattcaaaaacggtttggtttttttcagttttttaaacTGTTCAGTTTACGGTTTAACCGGTTAAAGACCAAACACGAACATCCCTAATTATAATTTCTTTGTCATTTTGCATTTTAGCAATTGTAGTTTGTTATTCAAGAGAATTAAACGGCATTTAATGTGGAGTATAAGTATGTATAAAGTATATCTTTTGTtaactttcaaaagaaaaaatatatatatatcttttgctTGGTCATTTTcgttttatatacttatataaatataaatataaattcttTAAATGTCATTCTACTTATTGGTTTATCTGATTGAGCATATCTATCTGTAATTACTAACActagaaaaaggaaaaggaagaaaaacCAATTCTAACAATCACTAATTACTTCTGCTCTACATATGGTCACATATGACCATTTTTGTGACATAA
It encodes:
- the LOC122608552 gene encoding molybdate transporter 1, whose protein sequence is MNPMESNNPQTPSQKTSLAQKLKTNLIFRSKWGELNGAMGDLGTYIPIVLALTLARDLNLGTTLIFTGIYNIVTGAIYGVPMPVQPMKSIAAVAISDPDFGIPEAMAAGICTGVILFILGVTGLMRLAYRVIPLPIVRGIQLAQGLSFAMTAVKYIRKEQDFSESKSKGNRRWLGLDGLVLAIVCVCFIIIVNGAGNKYEDKDKDAEINDNQDEIENKDIKEAYWRKLVEALPSAFIVFLLGIILAIVREPKVIKGFKIGPSSIQVIKISKNAWKKGFVKGTIPQLPLSILNSVIAVCKLSTDLFPLKTVTATSVSMTVGVMNIVGCWFGAMPCCHGAGGLAGQYKFGGRSGGCVALLGAAKMVLGLLLGSSIVKILTAFPVGVLGVLLLFAGIELAMCARDMKSKEESFVVLICTAVSLVGSSAALGFVSGMVAHLLLRFRKLGGRENIQSVSDFWMHNP
- the LOC122607096 gene encoding protein FAR1-RELATED SEQUENCE 5-like, with translation MTFLEYYSFDRGGTYRKRSQGIRKSFSKKCNCPFKLQGYYSEYGWRVNVIDHTHNHDIDDVYGHAFARRFSPAEEEWVRRQYYLKLNAQGIFDGLRKEFPNNLSLIKGVHNLQKKIRNEEAQKIGNTPMQVLLSVLQQFHYTYEYTMNVYSNRMENLFFMYPKSFEIWRAFHNVLFIDSTYKTSKYGMPFVEIVGVTSTGKTFLIACEFIVNEQEANYVWVLQTLKRTLGEGWPVSLIITDRELALMNACRNVVSNAARQLCRVHIRRNIIKHCEPVFKNKGTLYSFLHRWKVLIESYTIEDYITRDEALQEYLKSYPGVYRYVSLSWLSQYKEFFVSCWVDLHLNFGQYNTNRVKSEHALLKSHLDGKIARPHRLVECITRIVDSQHIAIRETFSKSKIKHNTDYDLPCFKRLHGFVSHNALEIMLQEIKRIKDDDIAGDSSHCGCKLFTSCGLPCACGLVFYVHHG
- the LOC122608589 gene encoding uncharacterized protein LOC122608589, whose product is MATPEYQIIHHPSHPHPLVPLSEPILRKCDACGEKHEGIFYLCTTCFGLYIHRSCAFLPKKLLIQEVTNNNFSHRHPLTISYSFPWAEQKDNLRPRCRVCDRFHYDENSWILKCEKCRYFAHLSCATSGRDSLGNKRIIPNFKDSDYPDLVRLPFPTASDSILKHLFSNQVIGCENFKMEDAGNPKPYNCHPHPLILVRTESGAMPSSSSTTILLSCLHDPMKKIELLCNGCLRPITNMPFYKCADKCDNFVLHEWCTRLPDKLENQWDHPAPHTLFLQPSASNKFFSVFVCAICQLPCNGFVYTCVQCDYHIDVKCAFLSEKITHDAHPGHLMSRVKRVYDNAVCHVCRITYNYDQSEFHCDTCSDVWVHTSCAMLLPGEIRHKYDKHPMRICYTPVENHKSQYFCEICEEEFDPEVSFYHCYQCAQSIHTHCAPLILQSERAQCLYGWSGVYEITHNEFYTRPNLGVFLFVNIKFGGILQTKMVFKDHPHHPLIFDQGIHSDGTCNKCGEILQNKMIFKCQQCTYAIDLDCCENLTKHRSAN